From a single Candidatus Omnitrophota bacterium genomic region:
- the fabG gene encoding 3-oxoacyl-[acyl-carrier-protein] reductase, whose translation MLLKDKVAIITGGSRGIGEAIVRAFAAEGAAVAFNYLKSRDKADKICRDINADGGNALAIKADVKDFKAMKDMVDETKKVFGRLDVVVNNAGILRDKAMMLMEEEDWQDVISTNLSGTFNLTRAAIVTFLKQKSGNVINITSVAGLAGIARQVNYSSSKAGQIGLTKSLAREVGPYNIRVNAIAPGYTATDMTASFDDTMKEKLIQTIPLGRFGSVEDIAKLALFLASNDSAYITGQVFSVDGGLYM comes from the coding sequence ATGCTACTTAAAGATAAAGTCGCTATTATAACAGGTGGTTCGCGTGGCATAGGCGAGGCTATCGTGCGCGCGTTTGCCGCAGAAGGCGCTGCCGTAGCCTTCAATTATTTGAAAAGCCGGGATAAAGCGGACAAAATATGCAGGGATATAAACGCCGATGGTGGCAATGCTCTTGCGATAAAAGCGGACGTTAAGGACTTCAAGGCGATGAAGGATATGGTCGATGAGACTAAAAAGGTTTTTGGGCGCCTGGATGTGGTAGTCAATAACGCTGGGATCCTTCGGGATAAGGCTATGATGCTCATGGAAGAAGAAGATTGGCAGGATGTTATATCGACCAATCTTTCCGGTACGTTCAATTTAACCCGTGCCGCCATAGTGACTTTTCTTAAGCAGAAGAGCGGGAACGTTATTAATATAACCTCGGTGGCTGGCCTGGCCGGGATAGCACGGCAGGTCAATTATTCATCAAGCAAGGCCGGACAGATAGGCCTCACAAAGTCGCTTGCGCGTGAGGTCGGGCCTTATAACATAAGGGTGAACGCCATAGCTCCGGGATATACCGCGACGGATATGACCGCGTCATTTGATGACACAATGAAAGAAAAATTGATACAGACCATACCGTTGGGGCGGTTTGGTAGCGTGGAAGACATCGCTAAATTAGCGCTTTTTCTGGCTTCGAACGATTCGGCTTATATAACGGGCCAGGTTTTTTCTGTTGATGGTGGGTTATATATGTAA
- a CDS encoding beta-ketoacyl-[acyl-carrier-protein] synthase family protein, whose amino-acid sequence MDKRIVITGAGVLASNGIGLRAFAGSLKNGVSGIKPVTLFDTSTTKSKLAGEISDFDPASILGKKGLRNLDRTTLLAMAASKLAIDDAGLSDPIGEDVTDQVGVSLGSTLGSVWSISEFDKVALREGPRATNPALFPNTVINSPASHISIRFNIKGFNATVSTGFCASLDAIFYALNQMELYGYHTVLAGGVEELCEQTYKGFHKIGYLAGSREGKEEVNCPFDKRRNGIILGEGAGIFVLEELEHALERKARVYAEITGYGTSFDPKSRNICSPKAEGASRAIKMALDDADIMPDDIGLIFSTANSTLDCDVMEARAIRKVFGDRTDTLPVTNIKPLVGETFSASGAMNIAAALVGTSEGFIPAIRCEVEKDKRCKLAYLTKVSDMPSGDILINDFGPTGNNSAIVMRGINAT is encoded by the coding sequence ATGGATAAAAGGATAGTGATAACAGGAGCGGGAGTGCTCGCGTCGAACGGGATAGGATTAAGGGCATTTGCCGGATCCCTGAAGAATGGAGTATCGGGTATAAAACCCGTTACTCTTTTCGATACTTCGACCACTAAAAGTAAACTGGCCGGGGAGATATCGGATTTTGACCCCGCTTCAATTCTGGGGAAAAAAGGCCTGCGGAATCTTGATCGTACGACCCTTTTGGCTATGGCGGCTTCAAAACTAGCAATAGACGACGCGGGACTTTCTGACCCGATCGGAGAAGATGTAACGGATCAAGTCGGTGTTTCTCTCGGTTCGACGCTTGGCAGTGTATGGTCTATAAGCGAATTTGATAAAGTCGCTCTAAGGGAAGGGCCAAGGGCGACCAATCCCGCGCTTTTCCCAAATACCGTAATAAATTCACCAGCAAGTCATATATCTATACGGTTTAACATAAAAGGGTTCAATGCTACCGTATCGACCGGGTTTTGCGCGAGTCTTGACGCTATCTTTTACGCTTTGAACCAGATGGAGCTTTACGGGTATCATACCGTTCTGGCCGGTGGGGTAGAGGAGCTGTGTGAACAGACTTATAAAGGTTTTCATAAGATCGGTTATCTTGCCGGGTCACGTGAAGGCAAGGAAGAGGTGAACTGCCCATTCGATAAGCGCCGTAATGGGATAATCCTGGGGGAAGGCGCTGGAATATTCGTACTTGAGGAACTGGAACACGCTCTTGAACGGAAAGCTCGTGTATACGCCGAAATAACGGGTTATGGCACATCGTTCGATCCCAAGTCCCGGAACATATGCAGTCCCAAGGCTGAAGGCGCGTCTCGCGCTATCAAGATGGCCCTGGATGACGCCGATATTATGCCGGATGACATAGGGCTTATCTTTTCGACGGCTAATTCGACGCTGGATTGCGATGTCATGGAGGCAAGGGCCATACGGAAAGTCTTCGGTGATAGAACGGATACCCTCCCCGTAACCAATATTAAACCTCTTGTAGGCGAGACTTTTTCGGCCAGTGGGGCGATGAATATCGCTGCAGCGCTTGTGGGGACATCAGAGGGTTTTATACCCGCCATACGATGTGAGGTAGAAAAGGATAAACGATGTAAGTTGGCGTATTTAACAAAAGTTTCGGATATGCCTTCGGGAGATATTCTTATTAATGATTTCGGCCCGACGGGAAATAATTCGGCCATAGTGATGCGGGGGATAAATGCTACTTAA
- the rimO gene encoding 30S ribosomal protein S12 methylthiotransferase RimO: protein MLTAYLLSLGCPRNMIDSEVLLGLLEKKGVTIAESPEGTDIAIVNTCGFINDAKQESINYILELAEMKKLGDIKKLVVCGCLPQRYPLELREEIKEIDAIFGTADFIRIPDLWDRIMSGRPVNEVSAAPDFLYDHTYPRKLIPSKHFTYVKIQEGCSNRCSYCVIPDLKGPRRSRIVSSVEAEVKALRAEHGVREVILIGQDTTSFGMDRGVYGELAVLLRKLSPLVEDGWLRLLYTHPAHITEEIINIMADTPNICNYLDLPIQHISDRVLNDMNRRVTMQRIRDVLGFVRRKVPEVIIRTSVIAGFPGETENEFRQLMDFLREVKFDRLGAFVYSREEGTPAAKMSGQVPEKVKMERMAEIMALQQEISAENNMKYIGRTYRAIVDEIVEGSDTEYIGRTYMDAPEVDGVMYIRGKGLSAGDMVDVRVTGSMEYDLIGEVA from the coding sequence ATGCTGACAGCCTACCTTTTAAGCCTTGGATGTCCGCGGAACATGATCGACAGTGAGGTCCTTCTCGGTCTTCTTGAGAAGAAAGGCGTGACCATCGCCGAATCGCCTGAGGGAACGGACATCGCTATCGTGAATACCTGCGGGTTCATCAATGACGCCAAGCAGGAATCCATAAATTACATACTTGAACTTGCCGAGATGAAAAAACTTGGGGATATAAAAAAACTGGTCGTATGCGGCTGTTTGCCGCAGCGGTACCCCCTGGAACTACGGGAAGAGATCAAGGAGATAGATGCCATTTTCGGAACGGCGGATTTTATCCGCATTCCGGACCTTTGGGACAGGATAATGAGCGGTAGGCCGGTGAATGAGGTGTCCGCTGCCCCGGATTTCTTGTATGATCACACTTATCCCAGGAAACTCATACCGTCGAAACATTTTACATATGTCAAGATACAGGAAGGATGTTCCAACAGGTGTTCTTATTGCGTGATACCTGATCTTAAGGGCCCCAGGCGTAGCCGTATCGTTAGTTCTGTGGAGGCGGAAGTAAAAGCCCTCAGGGCCGAACATGGTGTCAGGGAAGTGATATTGATAGGGCAGGACACCACATCGTTCGGTATGGACCGTGGAGTGTATGGGGAGCTTGCGGTGCTATTGCGCAAGCTTTCTCCGCTGGTTGAGGACGGCTGGCTCAGGCTTTTGTATACGCACCCCGCGCATATCACGGAAGAGATCATAAATATAATGGCGGATACCCCGAATATCTGTAATTATCTGGACCTTCCCATACAACACATAAGCGACAGGGTGCTAAATGACATGAATCGACGCGTTACCATGCAAAGGATCCGGGATGTCCTGGGTTTTGTCCGGCGCAAAGTGCCGGAAGTTATTATCCGTACCTCGGTCATAGCCGGTTTCCCTGGAGAGACAGAGAATGAGTTCAGGCAGCTTATGGATTTTTTGAGGGAGGTAAAGTTCGATCGGCTGGGAGCGTTCGTTTACTCACGTGAGGAGGGCACCCCGGCCGCGAAAATGTCGGGACAGGTGCCGGAAAAGGTAAAAATGGAACGTATGGCGGAGATAATGGCTTTGCAGCAGGAGATATCGGCGGAGAATAACATGAAATACATCGGCCGTACTTACCGGGCCATCGTGGATGAGATAGTTGAGGGATCCGATACCGAGTATATAGGCAGGACCTATATGGATGCCCCGGAAGTAGACGGGGTGATGTATATAAGAGGAAAAGGATTGAGTGCTGGTGACATGGTGGACGTAAGGGTAACAGGCAGTATGGAATATGATCTTATAGGAGAAGTGGCATGA
- a CDS encoding DUF4115 domain-containing protein, translating to MTKPKDIGNKLKELRERKGMNVDEASQASKIHINVISDIENGVFSRLNKLYLKSFIKKYAEFLGANTNDILKMFSDIVNVMPEKQFTFDVQDKKPIAVPKKTPAVKKPAASVKKPLLAIVPPKVKVDKDKAQNMLVIALTVAFCILFIVFLGMLHARFSSGTRPETARKVEKTEVRTDKSPAKTSSRDKAKKTQDTSTAKQVKAEPVKKEVRKPVVIAKKEKQAAAKKEVKPEPKPVPTPKPETKVEPPKEAPVRQKPVEQPAPVVAAKPLVTTAPAEEKPAASGPFIFTLKANGDAWVQINKGEEKIYVGIMQAGDSKTWRADGTLNIWTGKAEMLEFIINSHKIGKVADGVVKNIEVSDKGVNVNGNWVYRIE from the coding sequence ATGACCAAGCCAAAAGACATAGGTAATAAGCTGAAGGAGTTGCGTGAACGTAAGGGAATGAACGTTGACGAGGCCTCGCAAGCTAGCAAAATACACATAAATGTCATTAGCGACATAGAGAACGGCGTGTTCAGCCGGCTCAATAAATTGTATCTGAAAAGTTTCATAAAGAAATATGCCGAGTTCCTGGGCGCGAATACGAATGACATCCTCAAGATGTTCTCCGATATCGTCAACGTTATGCCCGAGAAGCAGTTCACGTTCGACGTGCAGGACAAAAAGCCCATAGCGGTCCCCAAAAAAACTCCCGCAGTGAAGAAGCCAGCTGCTTCCGTAAAAAAACCGTTACTGGCGATAGTGCCGCCCAAGGTCAAGGTGGATAAGGACAAGGCCCAGAACATGCTGGTCATAGCGCTTACGGTGGCGTTCTGTATCCTGTTCATAGTGTTCCTCGGTATGCTGCACGCTAGATTTTCCAGTGGGACCAGGCCGGAGACCGCGCGTAAGGTCGAGAAAACCGAGGTGAGAACGGACAAAAGCCCGGCCAAGACATCATCCAGGGATAAAGCTAAAAAGACACAGGATACTTCTACCGCTAAGCAGGTAAAGGCCGAACCTGTGAAAAAAGAAGTTAGAAAACCCGTCGTTATAGCCAAAAAAGAGAAACAAGCCGCGGCCAAAAAAGAAGTAAAGCCTGAACCCAAACCGGTACCGACGCCAAAACCGGAGACAAAGGTTGAGCCCCCCAAGGAAGCGCCTGTCCGGCAGAAGCCTGTCGAGCAGCCAGCACCGGTAGTTGCGGCCAAGCCTTTAGTCACGACAGCTCCCGCGGAGGAGAAGCCTGCCGCGAGCGGACCGTTCATTTTCACGCTTAAAGCCAATGGTGACGCTTGGGTCCAGATCAATAAGGGTGAGGAAAAAATATATGTCGGCATAATGCAGGCAGGGGATTCCAAGACCTGGCGTGCCGATGGCACCCTCAACATCTGGACGGGGAAAGCCGAGATGTTGGAATTTATCATTAACAGCCATAAAATAGGAAAAGTTGCCGACGGTGTGGTTAAGAACATCGAAGTGTCGGATAAGGGAGTTAATGTTAACGGCAACTGGGTTTACCGTATAGAATAG
- the dut gene encoding dUTP diphosphatase, which translates to MKTIKIHIKRKDSARDLPIPSYATSGSSGMDLYADVDADTPIFPGEIKLVSCGVYLEIPEGYEAEIRPRSGLSLKHGITLVNSPGTIDSDYRGLLNLILINLGKTEFVITRGQRLAQMVIKEVIRAKFEEREELESTERAHGGFGHTGV; encoded by the coding sequence TTGAAGACGATCAAGATTCACATAAAACGCAAGGACAGCGCTAGAGACCTGCCGATCCCGTCTTATGCCACCAGCGGTTCAAGCGGCATGGACCTGTATGCCGATGTTGACGCGGATACCCCTATTTTCCCGGGAGAGATAAAACTTGTATCATGTGGTGTATACCTTGAGATACCGGAGGGGTATGAGGCTGAAATAAGGCCGAGGAGTGGATTATCCCTTAAGCATGGGATAACGCTTGTTAACTCCCCTGGCACGATAGACAGTGATTACAGGGGGCTTCTTAACCTGATTTTAATAAACCTGGGTAAGACGGAGTTCGTCATAACTCGCGGGCAACGGCTCGCCCAGATGGTCATAAAAGAGGTCATCAGGGCGAAATTTGAGGAACGGGAGGAGCTGGAGAGCACCGAGCGTGCCCATGGAGGGTTCGGGCATACGGGTGTCTGA
- the pgsA gene encoding CDP-diacylglycerol--glycerol-3-phosphate 3-phosphatidyltransferase yields MNIANKVTVSRIFLVFIFMGLLYVKGVYAKSAALLVFLVAALTDYFDGYLAKKYNCISDFGKIMDPIADKMLTLGAFIAFVEMKIVPAWMVALIILRELVITSIRIKALTKKEVLPAGKGGKHKTVFQMFSILIILIFIVYKESKWTGGTWTADFEYWYKQMIFGVMIITTTLTVATGLSYILGNKAYLFNDGDK; encoded by the coding sequence ATGAACATCGCGAACAAAGTGACGGTATCACGTATATTCCTTGTTTTTATCTTTATGGGGCTTCTTTACGTCAAAGGTGTCTACGCCAAGAGCGCCGCGCTCCTGGTCTTCCTGGTAGCGGCGCTAACGGATTATTTTGACGGGTATCTGGCCAAGAAGTACAACTGCATATCGGATTTCGGGAAGATCATGGACCCGATCGCGGACAAAATGCTTACCCTGGGAGCTTTTATAGCGTTTGTCGAAATGAAGATAGTGCCGGCATGGATGGTAGCGCTTATTATTTTAAGGGAACTGGTGATAACCAGTATACGTATAAAGGCTCTTACCAAGAAAGAAGTGCTTCCCGCGGGTAAGGGTGGAAAACACAAGACCGTGTTCCAGATGTTCTCGATATTGATAATATTAATATTCATCGTGTATAAAGAAAGTAAATGGACCGGGGGCACGTGGACCGCGGATTTCGAATACTGGTATAAACAGATGATCTTCGGGGTAATGATAATTACCACCACACTTACCGTGGCTACCGGGCTTTCATATATATTAGGTAACAAAGCGTACCTGTTCAACGATGGGGATAAATGA
- a CDS encoding phosphatidylglycerophosphatase A, which produces MNLDKLCDRIATIMGLGRLPYAPGTWGSVAGLAAVLLVSGHIFLYLTVMISSSILGIIVSGRIADITGENDPSFVVIDEFVGIFFVFLFMPINVATVITGFILFRLLDIFKPFPIRKIEQIPGGWGIMADDIAAGLIANLLLRALLHTYLLYR; this is translated from the coding sequence ATGAACCTGGATAAGCTTTGCGACAGGATAGCTACTATAATGGGACTGGGCAGGTTGCCTTACGCACCGGGGACGTGGGGTAGCGTTGCCGGGCTTGCGGCAGTTCTCCTGGTAAGCGGACATATTTTTCTCTATTTAACCGTAATGATCTCTTCCTCTATATTAGGTATTATTGTGTCTGGTAGGATAGCCGACATAACCGGGGAAAATGACCCTTCTTTTGTTGTTATCGACGAATTCGTGGGTATTTTCTTTGTTTTTCTTTTCATGCCGATAAATGTCGCAACCGTTATTACAGGTTTTATCCTTTTCAGGCTTCTTGATATCTTTAAACCTTTTCCAATTAGGAAGATAGAACAAATACCCGGAGGATGGGGCATAATGGCCGATGATATCGCGGCCGGGCTTATCGCTAATCTCCTGCTCAGGGCGCTACTACATACCTACCTGCTTTATCGTTAA
- a CDS encoding helix-turn-helix domain-containing protein: MSNTMMTVKDVAEYLKMKTVTIYKHAQDGKIPAFKVGSTWRFKKETIDKWIEDQEKNYK; this comes from the coding sequence ATGTCGAATACTATGATGACGGTAAAAGATGTGGCGGAATATCTTAAGATGAAGACGGTGACTATCTATAAACACGCCCAGGATGGTAAGATCCCTGCCTTTAAGGTGGGATCGACCTGGCGGTTCAAGAAAGAAACCATTGATAAGTGGATCGAGGACCAGGAAAAGAATTACAAATAA
- a CDS encoding acyl carrier protein, with the protein MRCMVDDNILAEDLKKIISEVIEADPEEVTLTAKFVEDLGMDSMMALEILAAIEKKYGIQIPESNLANLTDLQEAIKVTKEYLID; encoded by the coding sequence ATGCGCTGCATGGTGGACGATAACATTCTCGCGGAAGATCTGAAAAAAATTATATCCGAAGTGATCGAGGCAGATCCTGAAGAAGTAACGTTAACCGCTAAATTTGTCGAGGATCTGGGCATGGACTCAATGATGGCATTGGAGATACTCGCGGCCATCGAAAAGAAATATGGTATCCAGATACCTGAAAGTAATTTAGCCAACTTGACCGATCTTCAGGAAGCTATCAAGGTGACAAAAGAATATTTAATTGATTGA
- a CDS encoding DNA translocase FtsK, with protein sequence MDQARKNEMMAVLLFATGLFLFLSLFTFTEQDLSFYTSTPNAICRNMTGVVGAYLGGAFLFVVGRAAYVFPLLFLLWGISRLLQIETRKIYFKLFGTLVLLAAVSASLSMVSDATRASAFSAGGLVGTVSSGFLLEYLGKGGAALFIMVLIALSLLIATEFMILPIVVSCYHFLKKLPVKIKELVPEREDSLIQRPAKPRASRKEIAKKLEMMKKQVEEVRKTALAPVKQKAAPEPRIVQPARPEKVEVKPQRTKDVADTATGEKLVYNLPGIDILKGQSKVNVRERDDDLKAKAAVLERTLLEFDVEAKVVKINRGPVITLYELEPSVGTKVNKITSLSDNISLAMRSANIRILAPIPGKGTIGIEVPNDKPEKVLLRDILESPEYSEETSPIKIALGKDISGTTIVTDLAKMPHLLIAGATGSGKTVCINCIISSILFNASPDEVKFMMIDPKRVELMMFEGIPHLVSPIVTNPKKAAAALNWVVGEMERRYEIFAEKGVRNIASYKESAGAEDMNLPYIVVIVDELADLMMVGQQDVETAIMRIAQLSRAAGIHMILATQRPSVNVITGVIKANMPARISFKVASKVDSRTVLDANGAEKLLGRGDMLLMEPGESSLIRGQCSLVEDSELRRIVKEIKVQAGPRYIESAVEKQEKKGLGVEQEKDDLYHEAVRIVIETKQASVSMVQRKLRVGYTRAARMIDIMEEEGIVGPYNGSKPREILVEGVEELEGTE encoded by the coding sequence ATGGATCAGGCCAGAAAAAACGAAATGATGGCTGTTCTTCTTTTCGCGACCGGTTTATTCCTGTTCTTAAGCCTCTTTACGTTCACGGAACAGGACCTGTCCTTTTATACAAGTACACCTAACGCTATATGCCGCAATATGACAGGGGTAGTAGGCGCCTATCTTGGCGGCGCGTTCCTTTTTGTCGTAGGACGAGCCGCGTACGTATTTCCTCTCCTGTTCTTACTTTGGGGCATATCACGTTTATTGCAGATCGAAACGCGGAAGATATATTTCAAGTTATTCGGGACCCTGGTGCTTCTTGCGGCTGTAAGCGCTAGCTTGAGCATGGTCTCGGACGCTACTCGCGCTTCAGCTTTCAGCGCGGGGGGTCTTGTCGGTACGGTATCGTCCGGTTTTCTCCTGGAATACCTGGGGAAAGGGGGGGCCGCGCTTTTTATCATGGTCCTTATCGCGCTTTCACTCCTTATCGCTACGGAATTCATGATACTTCCCATAGTCGTTTCTTGTTACCATTTTTTAAAGAAGTTGCCGGTGAAAATAAAGGAACTGGTCCCGGAAAGAGAAGACAGCCTGATACAGAGGCCGGCCAAACCACGTGCTTCACGCAAAGAAATAGCCAAGAAACTTGAGATGATGAAAAAACAGGTCGAGGAGGTCCGCAAGACCGCCCTTGCCCCGGTAAAACAAAAAGCGGCTCCGGAACCACGGATAGTCCAGCCAGCGCGTCCTGAGAAAGTCGAAGTAAAACCACAGAGGACAAAGGACGTAGCTGATACCGCTACCGGTGAAAAACTCGTTTATAACCTTCCTGGAATAGACATACTTAAGGGGCAGTCCAAAGTTAACGTGAGGGAAAGGGATGATGACCTGAAGGCCAAGGCCGCTGTTCTTGAGCGTACTCTTCTGGAGTTCGACGTGGAAGCCAAGGTAGTAAAGATAAACAGGGGGCCGGTGATAACCCTGTACGAGCTGGAGCCTTCTGTTGGTACAAAGGTGAACAAGATAACATCCCTTAGTGATAATATATCCCTGGCGATGAGGTCTGCTAATATAAGGATATTGGCGCCGATACCGGGTAAAGGGACTATCGGTATAGAAGTCCCGAACGATAAGCCGGAAAAGGTCCTGCTCCGGGACATATTGGAATCTCCCGAGTATAGCGAAGAGACGTCCCCGATAAAAATAGCCCTAGGCAAGGATATATCCGGGACAACGATAGTAACGGACCTGGCCAAGATGCCGCATCTACTTATCGCGGGCGCTACGGGATCAGGTAAGACAGTCTGCATAAACTGTATAATCAGCAGTATCCTTTTCAACGCGTCGCCTGACGAGGTCAAGTTCATGATGATAGACCCAAAGCGGGTAGAGCTCATGATGTTCGAGGGGATCCCCCATCTCGTGTCACCCATTGTTACCAACCCCAAAAAGGCCGCGGCCGCCCTTAACTGGGTTGTTGGGGAGATGGAACGGCGTTACGAGATATTCGCGGAAAAAGGGGTAAGGAATATCGCCAGCTATAAGGAGTCCGCCGGGGCGGAAGATATGAACCTCCCATATATCGTGGTGATAGTGGATGAGCTTGCCGATCTCATGATGGTGGGGCAGCAGGATGTGGAGACCGCCATAATGCGTATCGCCCAGCTTTCCAGGGCCGCGGGTATACATATGATACTGGCCACGCAGCGTCCATCGGTCAATGTGATCACGGGCGTTATAAAGGCCAATATGCCGGCTCGTATCTCTTTTAAGGTGGCATCGAAGGTGGACTCGCGTACAGTTCTTGATGCTAACGGGGCGGAAAAACTGCTCGGCAGGGGTGATATGCTGCTTATGGAGCCGGGTGAATCATCTCTTATCAGGGGCCAGTGCTCGCTTGTTGAGGATTCAGAGCTGCGCAGGATAGTCAAGGAGATAAAGGTCCAGGCCGGTCCGAGGTACATAGAGTCCGCTGTGGAAAAACAGGAGAAGAAAGGCCTGGGGGTGGAACAGGAGAAAGATGATCTTTACCACGAGGCCGTAAGGATAGTTATCGAGACGAAACAGGCCTCGGTATCTATGGTACAAAGGAAGCTCAGGGTAGGGTATACACGCGCGGCGCGGATGATCGATATCATGGAGGAAGAAGGTATAGTCGGCCCTTATAACGGTTCAAAACCGCGTGAGATACTTGTCGAAGGGGTCGAGGAGCTGGAAGGAACGGAATAA
- a CDS encoding undecaprenyl-diphosphate phosphatase, giving the protein MTVIEAAISGFIQGVTEFLPVSSSGHLVLAHYFFGYDDPGLFYDICLHCATLAAVLVFFARDIKDIIVERRYSMIAYIVIGTIPAVVMALLAGDVIEKMFFSGPAGVALMLFVTGAALFAAHYSFRRGAPAAKIRWGKALLIGIAQAIAIIPGISRSGFTITAGAMTGLSRPDAFRFSFLLSIPAILGALVLSFIKGGARLPSTMAPVSFIAGMVVAFVAGLLSLNVLKKVIKAGRLPYFGAYCILLGAVVLIVSIATGS; this is encoded by the coding sequence ATGACGGTGATAGAAGCCGCGATATCGGGATTTATTCAGGGAGTCACCGAGTTCTTGCCGGTGTCGAGCTCCGGACATCTTGTTCTAGCTCACTATTTTTTCGGGTACGATGACCCGGGATTGTTCTATGACATATGTCTGCATTGTGCCACGCTCGCCGCGGTGCTTGTATTCTTCGCGAGGGATATAAAGGATATCATTGTGGAACGCAGGTACAGTATGATCGCGTATATCGTCATCGGGACCATACCGGCGGTAGTTATGGCTCTTCTCGCCGGAGATGTCATTGAGAAGATGTTCTTTTCCGGCCCGGCCGGAGTGGCGTTAATGCTTTTTGTAACAGGAGCTGCTCTTTTCGCGGCGCATTATTCTTTCAGGCGTGGCGCGCCGGCTGCGAAGATAAGATGGGGAAAGGCACTTCTTATCGGGATCGCCCAGGCCATAGCGATCATCCCGGGTATATCACGGAGTGGGTTCACCATAACCGCGGGCGCTATGACCGGATTGAGCCGCCCGGATGCTTTCAGATTCTCTTTTCTTTTATCGATACCGGCTATCCTGGGAGCTCTGGTGCTGAGTTTTATCAAGGGCGGCGCGCGGTTACCGTCAACGATGGCACCTGTCTCGTTCATCGCGGGTATGGTGGTGGCTTTCGTAGCGGGGCTCTTGAGCCTGAATGTTCTGAAAAAGGTCATTAAAGCGGGACGTTTGCCGTATTTTGGCGCGTATTGTATCTTGCTGGGCGCGGTGGTGTTGATAGTGTCTATCGCGACCGGTTCTTGA